Proteins encoded by one window of Methermicoccus shengliensis DSM 18856:
- a CDS encoding cobalamin biosynthesis protein: MSAVSVLLLALLLELTIGEPPARAHPVVWMGWCISRLEGMAPMTHRRLYGVVSVLIITSFFTLLGLVIWKMSNSENAVSSAVGTLIAAYLLNSTFAVRSLGQAAEDIRAHLADGRLDVAKKHLPALVSRDPSSLSGEQVASAAVESVSENFVDAIVSPLFYYVLLSPVGLGLAAALSFKVVSTFDSSWGYKNERFGELGWFCARMDDVLNYIPARLSVPLIMLSTLSFKRAISALRAAQREHTKTPSPNSGWPMAAYAGALGIRLEKPGAYVLCPLLRAPSPNDILRSVRLTYSSSASLFVGALVVLVLC, encoded by the coding sequence TTGCTCGAGCTGACGATTGGGGAGCCCCCAGCCCGCGCCCATCCAGTGGTGTGGATGGGGTGGTGCATATCCCGTCTCGAGGGCATGGCGCCAATGACCCACAGGAGGCTATATGGGGTAGTGAGTGTGCTCATCATCACATCCTTCTTTACTCTTCTGGGGTTGGTGATATGGAAAATGAGCAACTCAGAGAATGCTGTGTCCTCGGCGGTTGGCACCCTCATTGCTGCATATCTTCTAAACTCCACATTTGCAGTTCGCTCCCTTGGACAGGCAGCAGAGGACATACGTGCGCATCTTGCAGATGGGAGGCTGGATGTGGCAAAGAAGCATCTTCCAGCGCTGGTATCGCGGGACCCATCCAGCCTGAGTGGGGAGCAGGTGGCATCTGCGGCCGTGGAGTCGGTGTCCGAAAACTTCGTGGATGCCATCGTCTCTCCCCTCTTCTACTACGTGCTGCTCTCTCCCGTGGGGCTCGGGCTTGCGGCAGCCCTATCCTTCAAGGTGGTGAGCACGTTCGACTCGAGCTGGGGATACAAAAACGAGAGGTTTGGGGAGCTTGGATGGTTCTGCGCAAGGATGGATGATGTGCTGAACTACATTCCAGCGAGGCTTTCAGTTCCCCTCATAATGCTTTCCACATTGAGTTTCAAGAGAGCCATCTCAGCGCTCAGGGCAGCGCAGAGAGAACACACCAAGACTCCAAGCCCCAATTCTGGATGGCCAATGGCCGCATATGCTGGAGCGCTGGGGATAAGGCTCGAAAAGCCGGGGGCGTATGTGCTCTGCCCTCTTTTGAGGGCACCTAGCCCAAATGATATACTGCGTTCGGTAAGGCTCACCTACAGCTCGTCGGCGAGCTTATTTGTGGGCGCTCTGGTGGTCCTTGTACTGTGCTGA
- a CDS encoding SHOCT domain-containing protein, with the protein MKQRELLILLVGIVAVLLLVPVLLSMIYSGSYGYWYYPHHMMWPWMAGFGWAGMGGGLIVLLILVVLVVWVLNREEESNEGRGGGTSSAREILDERYARGEISEEEYLRMRERLER; encoded by the coding sequence ATGAAGCAGAGAGAATTGCTCATACTGCTCGTGGGCATTGTGGCCGTGCTGCTGTTGGTGCCCGTTCTTCTGAGCATGATTTACAGTGGCTCATACGGCTACTGGTACTATCCCCACCACATGATGTGGCCATGGATGGCTGGCTTCGGCTGGGCAGGGATGGGTGGTGGGCTGATTGTGCTGCTCATCCTTGTGGTCCTTGTGGTGTGGGTACTCAACAGAGAGGAGGAGAGCAACGAGGGTCGAGGGGGTGGCACCTCCTCTGCCCGCGAGATTCTGGACGAGCGATACGCGAGGGGCGAGATATCCGAGGAAGAGTATCTCAGGATGAGAGAGCGGCTTGAGAGGTGA
- a CDS encoding proteasome assembly chaperone family protein: MADGERRFVRIHAEEVSSESPVLIEGFPGIGLIGNIASQHLVESLNMKPIGTLVSDYFPPIAIMYRGRVSMPVRIYESSEQNLITILSDIPVVPEASHPVASAIVDWCEHIGAREVVSIAGVATMGEEQRVFGAATTEELWQRIAPHVEMFEVGSIAGISGSLLTECYVRGIPALALLGETHGTGPNPRAAAHVIETMNSVYGLSVDVQGLLEQAERIETEMQRLAEQVSSAEAQARATRREFPMYG, from the coding sequence ATGGCAGATGGCGAGCGCAGGTTTGTCAGGATACATGCAGAGGAGGTGAGCTCCGAGAGTCCCGTGCTCATCGAGGGCTTTCCGGGCATAGGGCTCATAGGCAACATAGCGAGCCAGCACCTCGTGGAGAGCCTGAATATGAAGCCCATAGGCACGCTGGTGTCAGACTATTTTCCCCCGATTGCCATCATGTATCGGGGGAGGGTGAGCATGCCTGTGCGCATATACGAGTCCAGCGAGCAGAACCTCATCACGATTCTCTCGGACATCCCCGTGGTCCCAGAGGCATCGCACCCAGTGGCATCTGCCATCGTGGACTGGTGCGAGCACATCGGGGCAAGGGAAGTGGTCTCGATAGCGGGCGTTGCCACGATGGGGGAGGAGCAGCGGGTGTTCGGGGCAGCCACCACCGAGGAGCTGTGGCAGAGGATAGCACCTCATGTGGAGATGTTCGAGGTGGGCTCCATCGCTGGCATCTCTGGCTCGCTGCTCACCGAGTGCTATGTGAGGGGCATTCCAGCGCTCGCGCTGCTGGGCGAGACGCACGGCACAGGACCCAACCCCAGAGCGGCGGCACACGTCATCGAGACGATGAACAGCGTGTATGGGCTGTCGGTGGACGTGCAGGGGCTGCTCGAGCAGGCGGAGAGGATAGAGACCGAGATGCAGAGGCTCGCAGAACAGGTGAGCAGTGCAGAGGCACAGGCAAGGGCGACGAGGCGTGAGTTTCCGATGTATGGTTAG
- a CDS encoding DUF473 domain-containing protein, whose translation MRCVAITGISPEVISELAKGSVRTLEIQSPHNFFAVLSIDVGDAVFLTSTSMRDVSAGTRGILASVVEKSVFMHRTFQCIGLHQEECEHMCARIQLRPRNHALVRGVEPPRTGAPLVVEVGEISYFDAH comes from the coding sequence ATGAGGTGTGTTGCAATCACGGGTATCTCTCCAGAGGTGATATCTGAGCTTGCAAAGGGCAGCGTGAGGACGCTCGAGATTCAGAGCCCCCACAACTTCTTTGCGGTGCTCAGCATAGATGTTGGGGATGCGGTGTTCCTCACCAGCACGAGCATGCGGGACGTGTCTGCGGGCACCCGTGGGATACTGGCGAGCGTTGTCGAAAAGAGCGTGTTCATGCACCGCACCTTTCAGTGCATCGGGCTGCATCAGGAGGAGTGCGAGCACATGTGCGCACGGATACAGTTAAGACCAAGAAACCACGCCCTCGTGAGGGGTGTTGAGCCCCCCCGAACGGGAGCCCCGCTCGTGGTGGAGGTGGGAGAGATATCCTATTTCGATGCCCACTGA
- a CDS encoding UbiA prenyltransferase family protein encodes MWAYIKILRPEISDMDVALPTAAALLASYTVHGAFPDVPKLVLAVLGAYLATTSSYVLNDCCDVDIDRINLPHRPLPSGELSRTRALLYALLLVGVACAIALYLNPESLVVLLVAVAVITFYSYHAKRTTPLSFVPVGVAYGLVPIGVWLAFDPAGILKPDGAMLPLPAVLLGLMICITDWGFTLSGVCRDVEGDRARGVPTTPVVHGIPFTSRLVLSFWSAGVVLSLLVGYTAHLGPLFMVAALLTGGWMLAQCVDFVHHPAPERGGRLFLQGSRYRAVMFAALIADVALCLLLQRYPPW; translated from the coding sequence ATGTGGGCGTACATCAAGATACTGCGTCCCGAGATATCGGACATGGATGTGGCGCTTCCCACAGCCGCCGCCCTGCTCGCCTCCTACACCGTCCATGGGGCATTTCCCGATGTGCCAAAGCTGGTACTCGCCGTGCTGGGGGCATACCTTGCCACCACCAGCTCGTACGTACTCAACGACTGCTGTGATGTGGACATAGACCGCATCAACCTGCCCCACAGGCCCCTGCCATCTGGGGAGCTATCCCGCACCCGAGCGCTTCTGTATGCCCTCCTTCTCGTGGGTGTGGCGTGTGCCATCGCTCTGTACCTCAATCCAGAGAGCCTTGTGGTGCTCCTCGTGGCGGTGGCGGTCATCACGTTCTACTCCTACCACGCAAAGCGCACCACCCCTCTTAGCTTCGTTCCAGTGGGGGTGGCATACGGGCTCGTGCCCATTGGCGTGTGGCTTGCGTTCGACCCGGCGGGCATCCTCAAGCCAGATGGGGCAATGCTGCCCCTGCCCGCCGTGCTGCTCGGCCTCATGATATGCATCACCGACTGGGGCTTCACACTCTCTGGGGTATGCAGGGACGTGGAGGGCGACCGGGCAAGAGGCGTTCCCACCACCCCAGTGGTGCACGGCATTCCATTCACGTCGAGGCTGGTGCTCTCGTTCTGGAGTGCTGGGGTGGTGCTCTCGCTGCTCGTGGGCTACACCGCCCATCTTGGACCTCTCTTCATGGTGGCAGCACTGCTCACTGGAGGGTGGATGCTCGCCCAGTGCGTGGATTTCGTGCACCACCCTGCACCAGAGAGGGGGGGCAGGCTGTTCCTTCAGGGCTCGAGATACAGGGCGGTGATGTTCGCTGCCCTGATAGCGGACGTGGCGCTGTGCCTTCTCCTTCAGAGGTATCCACCGTGGTGA
- a CDS encoding radical SAM/SPASM domain-containing protein: protein MFPIYRSPLLSVNIEVDIEVESSISHVHARGLLARLPWVRRMLSLLDGERVVAHDAHCVYLSTWLPPIPSPAFGRLVRSQLRAMLGWHTPDQITVSITESCPNRCAHCALPDTHRRLSLSLAQMEHIVSQALDMGATSIVLDGGEPMLYPEVEKIPEMVDERAICTMFTSGSGATRERLEALARAGLYSVHVSLDSPIEEEHDAMRGREGVFEEARRCVRYARRAGLLCDIYVVLSRDNVHHLPSFYELAQRWGAHELSLYEIVPTGRYMHTDRSLGKEGREVLDAFMRHYHEELVHDCSVRVFSIIHAMDTLGCAAGRRWLHITPSGDVLPCACIPLSYGNVLREELRTTWRRIRRDGAYNAKACLMREPAFRERL, encoded by the coding sequence ATGTTCCCCATATACCGCTCTCCGCTGCTGAGTGTGAACATCGAGGTCGACATCGAGGTCGAGAGCAGCATCTCGCACGTGCACGCACGAGGTCTGCTCGCCCGCCTGCCGTGGGTGCGCCGCATGCTCTCCCTGCTGGACGGTGAGAGGGTGGTGGCGCACGACGCCCACTGTGTGTACCTTTCCACGTGGCTTCCCCCAATCCCCTCCCCAGCCTTTGGGCGGCTCGTAAGGAGCCAGCTTCGTGCGATGCTCGGATGGCACACCCCTGACCAGATAACGGTGTCCATCACCGAGTCGTGCCCCAACAGGTGCGCCCACTGTGCTCTTCCAGACACTCACAGGCGCCTTTCGCTCTCCCTTGCCCAGATGGAGCACATTGTGTCGCAGGCGCTCGACATGGGCGCCACGTCCATCGTGCTGGATGGAGGGGAGCCCATGCTCTATCCAGAGGTGGAAAAAATCCCGGAGATGGTGGACGAGCGGGCGATATGCACGATGTTCACCTCTGGCAGCGGTGCCACACGAGAAAGGCTCGAGGCACTTGCGAGGGCTGGGCTGTACAGCGTGCACGTGAGCCTCGACTCTCCCATCGAGGAGGAACACGATGCGATGCGGGGGCGGGAGGGGGTGTTTGAGGAGGCGAGAAGGTGCGTGCGCTATGCTCGCAGGGCGGGGCTGCTGTGCGATATCTACGTGGTGCTCTCGAGAGACAACGTGCACCACCTTCCCTCATTCTACGAACTCGCCCAGCGCTGGGGCGCACACGAGCTATCGCTGTACGAGATAGTGCCCACCGGGCGCTACATGCACACCGACAGGTCGCTCGGGAAGGAGGGCAGAGAGGTGCTCGATGCGTTCATGCGCCACTACCACGAGGAGCTGGTGCACGATTGCAGTGTGAGGGTGTTCTCCATCATCCACGCTATGGACACGCTGGGCTGTGCTGCAGGAAGGCGCTGGCTGCACATCACGCCCTCTGGAGACGTGCTGCCCTGTGCGTGCATCCCCCTCTCCTATGGCAATGTCTTAAGGGAGGAGCTGCGCACCACATGGAGGCGCATCCGAAGGGACGGGGCATACAATGCCAAAGCCTGCCTGATGCGAGAGCCCGCCTTCAGGGAGCGGCTCTGA
- a CDS encoding LLM class oxidoreductase: MGYIRWCMRISLGLSSRMPLTSYAAIARKVGLDGIWVGEHVDAPLDERTLVELSDAVPELPLGTAIMSIYVHGIEELVALGMRMSSHFSGFSLGLGVGDIPSLKRRGIVPERPIRRMAHYIEQLSALREQGVRILLGSTGKGMLQRLSYEVDGVVLTGPVEHLRDVVGLCPGERVFWGALWLDEPCSRYARVSYTTGHDVLIEPERLAAQLEQMGIHEVIVGPPHGDDVEGVVRVLAERLRAAP; this comes from the coding sequence ATGGGGTATATAAGATGGTGCATGCGCATCTCGCTTGGGCTCTCGAGCCGCATGCCCCTCACGAGCTATGCGGCAATCGCACGTAAGGTGGGGCTCGATGGGATATGGGTGGGCGAGCACGTGGATGCCCCGCTGGATGAGCGCACGCTTGTGGAGCTGTCTGATGCCGTGCCAGAACTGCCCCTCGGCACCGCCATCATGAGCATATATGTGCACGGCATCGAGGAGCTTGTGGCGCTTGGAATGCGCATGTCCTCTCACTTCTCAGGATTCTCGCTCGGGCTCGGGGTCGGGGACATCCCATCCCTGAAGAGAAGGGGAATCGTGCCAGAGCGCCCCATACGCAGGATGGCACATTATATCGAGCAGCTTTCTGCCCTGAGAGAACAGGGTGTGAGGATACTGCTGGGAAGCACCGGAAAGGGAATGCTGCAGCGGCTCTCGTACGAGGTGGACGGGGTGGTGCTCACGGGCCCAGTGGAGCATCTGCGAGATGTGGTGGGGCTGTGTCCCGGGGAGAGGGTGTTCTGGGGGGCTCTGTGGCTCGATGAGCCCTGCTCCAGATATGCCAGAGTGAGCTACACCACGGGACACGATGTGCTCATAGAGCCAGAGCGGCTCGCTGCGCAGCTGGAGCAGATGGGCATACACGAGGTAATAGTGGGACCGCCCCATGGAGATGACGTGGAGGGGGTGGTGAGGGTGCTCGCAGAGCGCCTCAGAGCCGCTCCCTGA
- a CDS encoding Rpp14/Pop5 family protein, with protein MRPMRPTLRQRRRYVLARVLAEEQPPKDQLVRAVFAEGGMLYGDVGMSELRLKVVHVEDGWVLIRCQRGEQMRLVALLACMAHVGGQRVHIMPIATTGTIRSAMRRIARCTKA; from the coding sequence ATGAGACCCATGCGTCCCACCTTGAGGCAGAGAAGGCGGTACGTGCTGGCAAGGGTGCTCGCAGAGGAGCAACCCCCGAAGGACCAGCTCGTGAGGGCTGTGTTTGCGGAGGGTGGCATGCTGTACGGCGATGTGGGTATGAGCGAGCTACGACTTAAGGTGGTGCATGTGGAGGACGGGTGGGTACTCATACGCTGCCAGCGGGGAGAGCAAATGCGGCTCGTGGCGCTGCTCGCGTGCATGGCGCACGTGGGAGGACAGAGGGTTCACATCATGCCGATTGCCACCACGGGCACCATACGAAGCGCCATGCGCCGCATCGCACGGTGCACAAAAGCTTAA
- the psmA gene encoding archaeal proteasome endopeptidase complex subunit alpha: MQISPQMGGYDRAITVFSPDGRLFQVEYAREAVKRGTTAVGLKASDGVVLLVDKRIASRLMEPESIEKIYQIDDHIGAATSGLVADARSLIDRARLEAQIHRLTYGEHITVEMLAKRICDHKQTYTQFGGVRPYGTALLIAGVDEDGSCRVFETDPSGALLGYKATAIGSKRSVVMELFEAKYREDMNTEQAIVLGLEGLYLAAEEAFKPETVEASVISVKDRRYRKLTSEELVPHIEAMLRERSEEEAEQGSEEES; encoded by the coding sequence ATGCAGATAAGTCCGCAGATGGGGGGCTATGACCGCGCGATAACGGTCTTCAGCCCAGATGGTAGGTTGTTTCAGGTGGAGTATGCGAGAGAAGCGGTAAAGCGGGGCACCACCGCCGTGGGGCTGAAGGCATCGGACGGTGTGGTGCTGCTCGTGGATAAGCGCATCGCCAGCAGGCTCATGGAGCCAGAGTCCATCGAGAAGATATACCAGATAGATGACCACATAGGGGCTGCCACCTCTGGGCTCGTGGCAGATGCGCGCTCTCTCATAGACCGCGCGAGGCTGGAGGCTCAGATTCACCGACTCACGTATGGCGAGCACATCACCGTGGAGATGCTTGCAAAGCGCATATGCGACCACAAGCAGACCTATACGCAGTTCGGGGGCGTGAGGCCCTACGGCACCGCACTCCTGATAGCTGGTGTGGACGAGGACGGCAGCTGCAGGGTGTTCGAGACAGACCCGAGCGGTGCGCTTCTGGGATACAAGGCAACTGCAATCGGCTCCAAGCGCTCTGTAGTGATGGAGCTGTTCGAGGCAAAGTACAGAGAGGACATGAACACAGAGCAGGCAATCGTGCTTGGGCTCGAGGGGCTGTATCTCGCAGCAGAGGAGGCGTTTAAGCCCGAGACTGTGGAGGCATCGGTGATTTCAGTGAAGGACAGGAGGTACAGAAAGCTCACATCCGAGGAGCTTGTGCCCCACATCGAGGCCATGCTCAGGGAGCGCTCAGAAGAGGAGGCCGAGCAGGGCAGCGAGGAGGAGAGCTGA
- a CDS encoding ribosome assembly factor SBDS, whose protein sequence is MVKLEDAVVARLKSHGKHFEVLVDPEGAYALRRGEDVSIEDILAVEDVFENASRGERPSMEDIQSVFGTTDTLEVAERIVKKGEIHLTAEQRKRITERKRRQVIDIIARNSINPQTGMPHPPARIERAMETAGVGVDFSKSIDELVSEAMKAIRPIIPIRFETVKVEVKVPAQYAGRAYGDLRRIAEPEREEWQSDGSLVLVLEIPAGMQDELYEAVNRLSHGEAITKLLK, encoded by the coding sequence ATGGTCAAGCTCGAGGATGCCGTGGTGGCTCGGCTGAAAAGCCACGGCAAGCACTTCGAGGTGCTCGTGGATCCCGAGGGTGCGTATGCGCTAAGGCGGGGCGAGGACGTATCGATAGAGGACATCCTTGCAGTGGAGGACGTGTTCGAGAACGCATCGAGGGGCGAGCGCCCCTCCATGGAGGACATTCAGAGCGTGTTCGGCACCACCGACACCCTCGAGGTGGCAGAGCGCATCGTGAAAAAGGGAGAGATTCACCTCACGGCAGAGCAGAGAAAGAGGATAACAGAGAGGAAGCGGCGTCAGGTGATAGACATCATCGCAAGGAACTCGATAAACCCCCAGACTGGCATGCCCCATCCTCCCGCGAGAATCGAGCGGGCGATGGAGACCGCTGGGGTGGGCGTGGACTTTTCCAAGAGCATAGACGAGCTGGTGAGCGAGGCGATGAAGGCAATCCGCCCCATCATCCCGATACGGTTCGAGACCGTGAAGGTGGAGGTCAAGGTTCCAGCCCAGTATGCCGGGCGGGCATATGGGGACCTCAGGCGCATCGCAGAGCCCGAGAGGGAGGAGTGGCAGAGCGATGGCTCGCTCGTGCTCGTGCTGGAAATTCCAGCTGGGATGCAGGACGAGCTGTATGAGGCGGTGAACAGGCTGAGCCATGGTGAGGCAATCACAAAGCTTCTGAAGTGA
- the rrp4 gene encoding exosome complex RNA-binding protein Rrp4, with protein sequence MRIVIPGELLSEDAKRAGEGTYVEDGKVYSLLYGVAHEGKSIRVIPLEGKYIPTRGDTIIGMVSELTPFGWVLDIASPYEGFLHLSEYPKKIDSADMEQHLTIGDSVVVGVKEVAPSMRVMLELKEGVPRPLKGGRLIEISHTRVPRLIGRGGSMISMLQRETGCRLLVGQNGRVWITGPRRQVSLVADLVEMIEREAHTPGLTDRVLAKIREHREREPKQRAETDFLDELLK encoded by the coding sequence ATGCGCATAGTGATTCCGGGCGAGCTGCTCTCCGAGGATGCCAAGCGGGCAGGCGAGGGCACGTATGTGGAGGACGGGAAGGTGTACTCCCTGCTCTATGGTGTTGCCCACGAGGGCAAGAGCATCCGTGTGATACCCCTCGAGGGCAAGTACATCCCCACGAGGGGCGACACCATAATAGGCATGGTGAGCGAACTCACACCGTTTGGGTGGGTGCTGGACATCGCCTCACCGTACGAGGGCTTTTTACACCTGTCCGAGTACCCGAAGAAGATAGACTCCGCGGACATGGAGCAGCATCTTACCATAGGGGACAGCGTCGTGGTGGGGGTGAAGGAGGTCGCACCCTCGATGCGGGTGATGCTCGAGCTCAAGGAGGGGGTCCCAAGGCCCCTGAAGGGCGGAAGGCTCATCGAGATCTCCCACACCAGGGTGCCAAGGCTGATAGGCAGGGGGGGCTCTATGATATCCATGCTCCAGCGGGAGACTGGATGCAGGCTGCTCGTGGGCCAGAACGGCAGGGTGTGGATTACAGGTCCCAGAAGGCAGGTATCCCTCGTGGCGGACCTCGTGGAGATGATAGAGCGTGAGGCACACACCCCTGGGCTCACCGACAGGGTGCTCGCGAAGATAAGGGAGCACAGGGAGCGGGAGCCCAAGCAGAGAGCGGAAACAGACTTTCTGGACGAGCTTCTTAAGTAA
- the rrp41 gene encoding exosome complex exonuclease Rrp41: MEEERAFIVDGRRLDGRAVDELRPIKMEVGVLHRADGSCYIEWGGNKVMAAVYGPREVHPRHLQESNRAIMRCRYNMASFSVEERRRPGPDRRSIEVSKVSREALEPVVFLGYYPRSVIDVFIEVLQADAGTRTAGINAASAALADAGIPMRNLVSACSVGKVDGELVLDLMKEEDNYGQADMPVAMTPRGEITLLQMDGHLTREEFERALEMAMQGCRRLYEIQRDALIRRYAAPEQPEPEKPEKPEEEPQESFEQDMEEFEESEEVSENDE, encoded by the coding sequence ATGGAAGAGGAGAGAGCGTTCATAGTGGATGGAAGGCGGCTCGATGGCAGAGCGGTGGACGAGCTTCGCCCCATAAAGATGGAGGTGGGCGTGCTGCACAGGGCGGATGGCTCGTGCTACATCGAGTGGGGGGGCAACAAGGTGATGGCTGCCGTGTATGGGCCAAGGGAGGTGCACCCAAGACACCTTCAGGAGTCCAACAGGGCAATCATGAGGTGCAGGTACAACATGGCGTCGTTCTCGGTTGAGGAGAGGCGAAGGCCAGGTCCCGACAGACGCAGCATCGAGGTGTCCAAGGTCAGCCGAGAGGCGCTCGAGCCAGTGGTGTTTCTGGGCTACTACCCGAGGAGCGTGATAGACGTGTTCATCGAGGTGCTGCAGGCAGATGCTGGCACCCGCACGGCTGGCATCAACGCAGCCTCGGCAGCGCTCGCGGATGCTGGCATTCCCATGCGCAACCTCGTGTCCGCATGCTCTGTGGGTAAGGTGGATGGCGAGCTCGTGCTCGACCTCATGAAGGAGGAGGACAACTACGGGCAGGCGGACATGCCCGTGGCGATGACCCCAAGGGGCGAGATAACGCTGCTGCAGATGGACGGCCATCTGACACGGGAGGAGTTCGAGCGGGCGCTGGAGATGGCGATGCAGGGCTGCAGGCGGCTGTACGAGATACAGCGGGATGCGCTCATACGCCGCTATGCCGCCCCAGAGCAACCCGAGCCAGAGAAGCCAGAGAAGCCAGAGGAGGAGCCGCAGGAGAGCTTTGAGCAGGACATGGAGGAGTTCGAGGAGTCTGAGGAGGTGAGCGAGAATGACGAGTGA
- the rrp42 gene encoding exosome complex protein Rrp42 produces the protein MTSEEVMAELHKDYIHNLILQRRRVDGRAPDEYRQISIETGYVKKAEGSARVRLGDTQLVVGVKIQPGEPFPDTPDEGVIITNTELIPAASPYFEAGPPGEDAVELARVTDRGIRESGAIDLKKLCITPGEQVWIVFIDVHVLDDGGNIMDASELGAVAALIDARIPKERYGLGTDEPLPLRDVPISITFAEIAGELVVDPTYEEEQVAGCRLTIIVKSDGSITGMQKSGPGTLSPEQIRRAVELAIRKAEEIRSNENIREKLVSA, from the coding sequence ATGACGAGTGAAGAGGTGATGGCAGAGCTGCACAAGGACTACATACACAACCTCATCCTCCAGCGAAGGCGCGTGGATGGAAGAGCCCCAGACGAGTACAGGCAGATATCCATAGAAACGGGGTACGTGAAGAAGGCAGAGGGGTCCGCAAGGGTGAGGCTGGGCGACACCCAGCTGGTGGTGGGCGTGAAGATACAGCCCGGGGAGCCCTTTCCCGACACGCCAGACGAGGGCGTCATCATCACCAACACCGAGCTGATACCCGCCGCCTCCCCATACTTCGAGGCAGGTCCCCCGGGAGAGGATGCGGTGGAGCTTGCCCGCGTGACCGACAGGGGTATCAGGGAGTCCGGGGCGATAGACCTGAAGAAGCTGTGCATCACCCCGGGAGAACAGGTATGGATTGTGTTCATCGACGTGCACGTGCTCGACGACGGGGGCAACATCATGGACGCATCAGAGCTTGGGGCGGTGGCTGCCCTGATAGATGCCCGCATACCCAAGGAGCGATATGGGCTTGGGACAGACGAGCCCCTGCCCCTGCGGGACGTGCCCATATCCATCACGTTTGCCGAGATAGCGGGCGAGCTGGTGGTGGACCCCACGTACGAGGAGGAGCAGGTGGCAGGATGCAGGCTCACCATCATCGTCAAGTCCGATGGCTCGATAACTGGGATGCAGAAGAGCGGGCCTGGCACGCTCTCCCCCGAGCAGATAAGGCGGGCGGTGGAGCTCGCCATTCGCAAGGCAGAGGAGATTCGAAGCAACGAGAACATACGTGAGAAGCTGGTGAGCGCTTAA